In the genome of Planococcus donghaensis, the window AGCGAGACTCTAAAAATAATATTTTTTTCTTCATTTAGCACCTATCCTTGCAAAATATTGTTTAAGTCATCCATTTAATGTAATAAATTTGCAATTATATTCAAGTTCAACTCTTTGGTTATATCGATATAAAAAAATATTATTTAAATTTCTTTTAAACACTATATATTATTGTTTTTTATTTGTCACATGAGTCTCTTTAGCATACTAATTGTATATTATGTGTTTTTCTTCAAAAATCCCTATAAACTTTTAATAATAGATATTAAATATTTAAAAACTCTACAAGATACACAATAGTAATTTAAATAATTATTATAGAATATTATTTAATAGATATTTTTTCTTCTGTTAATTTCTTTTCAAACAACTCCAATAATTGGTTTCGCAACTCCGGACGCTTTAACGCGTACTCAATTGTCGTTTCTATAAAACCAAACTTTTCTCCTACATCAAATCTTTGTCCATCAAACTCATAAGCATACACAGATTGTATTTCATTTAACTTTTGTATGGCGTCAGTCAACTGGATTTCTCCGCCTGCACCTAATTGATGCTCTCCCAAGTATTCAAAAATTTCCGGTGTGAGAATATAACGGCCCATAATGGCATAATTCGATGGTGCAGTTCCAGCTGTCGGTTTTTCGACGAACTTATTTACTCTAATCAATTTTCCCTCAACCGAAATAGGATCAATAATGCCATAACGTTCTGTATCTTTATCGGCTACTTCTTGCACACCTATGACACTCTTCCCGGTCTTCTCATGCTGGTTCATCAATTGAGCTAAACATGGCTCATCGTTTTCAACGATGTCATCACCCAGTAAGACAGCGAAAGGTTCGTTGCCAATAAACTTACGCGCTGACCATATCGCATGGCCCAAACCAAGCGGCTGCTTCTGGCGAATAAAATGGATTTCTACTTTAGAAGTCTCTAAAACAGAATTTAGCATCTCTTTTTTCCCTTTTTTCATTAATGTATCTTCCAGTTCAAACGCATGATCGAAGTGGTCTTCGATGGCGCGTTTACCTTTCCCTGTCACGATGATAATATCTTCTATGCCAGAAGCAATGGCTTCTTCGATAATATATTGAATCGTTGGTTTGTCGACGATCGGTAACATTTCTTTTGGCATCGCTTTTGTTGCTGGGAGGAATCGCGTTCCGAGTCCAGCAGCAGGAATAATAGCTTTTTTCACTCTCATCTTTGCACCTACTTAAATTTTTGGCCTTAATAGCAAGGCTTGTTTTTTGTAAAATAATTGAATAGCGTATTTCAAAAAAGATTATGTTCTTCTATAGTATTCACAGTACCAATCTGTGAACTTCTGAAGACCTTCTTCAATCGAGGTTTTTGGTTTAAAATCAATCGCTTGTTCTAATAACTTAGTCGAAGCATAGGTCGCTGGAACGTCACCCGGTTTGATTGGTTCAAACTTCTTCCTAAACTCAATTGTTCTTCCTAAACTATTGCTTAAACATTTCTCCAGTGACTCAATAAACACCATCAACTTTTCAGGTTTACTATTTCCGATATTAAAGATTTTATGGGGCACTTCACCCGTTTCCCCCGGCGGATTGGACAAGAGCCTTTGAATACCTTCTACAATGTCATCGATATAAGTAAAGTCACGGTACAAATCATTTTCAAAATCACCATTGTTGAAAATTTTAATTTCTTCATCCGCAAATAATTTGTTTGTGAACCCAAAATACGCCATATCAGGACGTCCCATTGGACCATATACTGTAAAGAAGCGAAGTCCCGATGCTGGAATTTTGTATAAATGACTGTAAGTATGTGCCATCAATTCATTTGACTTTTTAGTAGAGGCATACAATGAAACTGGATTATCTACAAAGTCTGTCTCCTCAAAAGGCACTTTTTTATTTGCTCCATAAACTGAACTTGATGAAGCATACAATAAGTGATCAACTGGATAATGACGACAAGCTTCTAGGATGTTATAAAATCCAATGACATTGCTTTGAATATAGACATCGGGATTTTCAATTGAGTACCTGACACCAGCTTGAGCTGCCAAATTCACAATAATATTCGGCTTATACTGCTCGAATAGGGAGCTTACTAGTTCTTTATCAGAAATATCGCC includes:
- the galU gene encoding UTP--glucose-1-phosphate uridylyltransferase GalU; translated protein: MRVKKAIIPAAGLGTRFLPATKAMPKEMLPIVDKPTIQYIIEEAIASGIEDIIIVTGKGKRAIEDHFDHAFELEDTLMKKGKKEMLNSVLETSKVEIHFIRQKQPLGLGHAIWSARKFIGNEPFAVLLGDDIVENDEPCLAQLMNQHEKTGKSVIGVQEVADKDTERYGIIDPISVEGKLIRVNKFVEKPTAGTAPSNYAIMGRYILTPEIFEYLGEHQLGAGGEIQLTDAIQKLNEIQSVYAYEFDGQRFDVGEKFGFIETTIEYALKRPELRNQLLELFEKKLTEEKISIK
- a CDS encoding SDR family NAD(P)-dependent oxidoreductase, which codes for MNYKPLDSSKVYFITGAAGFIGYYLSKRLLESGCKVVGIDNLNEYYDIKLKYDRLHQLESNENFDFIKGDISDKELVSSLFEQYKPNIIVNLAAQAGVRYSIENPDVYIQSNVIGFYNILEACRHYPVDHLLYASSSSVYGANKKVPFEETDFVDNPVSLYASTKKSNELMAHTYSHLYKIPASGLRFFTVYGPMGRPDMAYFGFTNKLFADEEIKIFNNGDFENDLYRDFTYIDDIVEGIQRLLSNPPGETGEVPHKIFNIGNSKPEKLMVFIESLEKCLSNSLGRTIEFRKKFEPIKPGDVPATYASTKLLEQAIDFKPKTSIEEGLQKFTDWYCEYYRRT